The Desulfobacteraceae bacterium genome window below encodes:
- a CDS encoding P-II family nitrogen regulator, giving the protein MKKIEAIIKPFKLDDVKEALNEVGIQGMTISEVKGYGRQKGHKEIYRGAEYVVDFIPKIKIEIVVEAARVPEVVEAIRKSANTGKLGDGKIFILPIEGAVRVRTGEKGTDAI; this is encoded by the coding sequence ATGAAAAAGATCGAGGCCATCATCAAGCCCTTCAAGCTCGACGACGTCAAGGAGGCGCTCAACGAGGTTGGCATCCAGGGTATGACCATTTCGGAGGTCAAAGGCTACGGCCGCCAGAAAGGCCACAAGGAAATATACCGCGGCGCCGAGTATGTGGTGGATTTCATACCCAAGATCAAGATCGAGATCGTGGTGGAAGCCGCTCGCGTGCCGGAGGTGGTCGAGGCCATCCGCAAGTCCGCCAACACCGGCAAACTGGGCGACGGTAAGATCTTCATCCTGCCCATCGAAGGGGCCGTAAGGGTCCGCACCGGAGAAAAGGGCACCGATGCCATTTAG
- a CDS encoding response regulator has product MRALWNLLRKKENLAIILACLVLVGYVPLLLTVIPVAAGFGAGGPGWIFLIIGGVSLGILWLIGSLFRIKTQNMVLQTYLEEAGKREEIVDQKNRELHQQIAERKRVEAELRAANDRTEAVNQELVDVNQQLEDAIARANEMAIQAEIGNLAKSEFLANMSHEIRTPLNGVIGFTDMLLDSPLDQNQQEYATTIKRSGEALLSLINDILDFSKIEAGEMVMEEIAFDPELAAYDVCDLIRPRVGTKPLEILCHIDPNLPATLTGDPLRFRQVLTNLVGNAPKFTDAGEIEIALAVEKEEARRVKLHVTVRDTGIGIPHAKQELIFSPFQQADGSTTRKYGGTGLGLSICKQIASLMQGDIWVQSPADFSTLRAAGRGGRQGPGGPGSTFHFTAWFAKAEGRVRQEVRPASLPGTRVLVVDDNQTNLEILAQTLEDAGMQVAALRQGREVVPALRRALASGRPFDLCISDIQMPAMSGYDVAAAVRQAESPIDRTPLMALSSLMERDAKTCERVGFNGFLSKPIRRQKLFQMIERLLGQQASAGAPREGDGRSEIVTQYSLREDIKHSTRILLAEDNPVNQRLATLMLTKAGYRVEAAGDGREAVARFTQSPERFDLILMDIQMPQWDGLQATRVIREKGFDAVPIIAMTANAMQGDREMCLAAGMDDYITKPIKREQVFEILQKWAFSRSARVPQAPAEPENF; this is encoded by the coding sequence ATGCGCGCCCTCTGGAACCTCTTGCGGAAAAAAGAAAACCTGGCCATCATCCTGGCCTGCCTAGTGCTGGTCGGCTACGTCCCCTTGCTCTTGACCGTCATTCCGGTGGCAGCCGGTTTTGGCGCCGGCGGCCCCGGGTGGATTTTCTTGATCATCGGGGGGGTCTCGCTGGGGATCCTGTGGCTCATCGGCAGCCTGTTTCGCATCAAGACCCAGAACATGGTCCTGCAGACTTACCTGGAGGAGGCCGGCAAGCGGGAAGAGATCGTCGATCAGAAGAACCGCGAGCTTCACCAGCAGATCGCCGAGCGCAAGCGGGTCGAGGCCGAGCTGCGGGCGGCCAACGACCGCACCGAAGCGGTCAATCAGGAACTGGTGGATGTCAACCAGCAGTTGGAGGATGCCATCGCGCGCGCCAACGAAATGGCCATCCAGGCCGAGATCGGCAACCTCGCCAAAAGCGAGTTTCTGGCCAACATGAGCCACGAGATCAGGACCCCGCTAAACGGGGTGATCGGCTTTACCGATATGCTCCTGGACAGCCCCCTGGACCAGAATCAGCAGGAGTATGCCACCACCATCAAGCGCAGCGGCGAGGCCCTACTGTCCCTGATCAACGACATCCTGGATTTCTCGAAAATCGAGGCCGGCGAGATGGTCATGGAGGAGATCGCCTTCGATCCCGAACTTGCGGCCTATGACGTCTGCGATCTGATCCGGCCCCGGGTGGGGACCAAGCCTCTGGAAATTCTGTGCCATATCGATCCCAACCTGCCTGCCACCCTCACGGGCGACCCGCTGCGTTTTCGCCAGGTCCTGACCAATCTCGTGGGCAATGCGCCCAAATTCACCGATGCGGGCGAGATCGAAATCGCCCTGGCCGTGGAAAAGGAGGAAGCCCGGCGGGTCAAGCTGCACGTCACCGTGCGGGATACCGGCATCGGCATCCCGCACGCCAAACAGGAGCTGATCTTTTCCCCCTTTCAACAGGCGGACGGCTCCACCACCCGCAAATACGGCGGCACCGGCCTGGGGCTCTCGATCTGCAAGCAGATCGCCTCCCTGATGCAGGGCGATATTTGGGTCCAGAGCCCGGCGGACTTCAGCACCCTGAGGGCTGCGGGTCGCGGCGGGCGCCAGGGCCCCGGCGGCCCCGGCAGCACTTTCCATTTCACCGCCTGGTTCGCCAAGGCCGAAGGGCGGGTGCGCCAAGAGGTGCGGCCGGCCTCGCTGCCGGGAACCCGCGTGCTGGTGGTGGACGACAACCAGACCAACCTGGAGATCCTCGCCCAGACCCTGGAGGACGCCGGGATGCAGGTTGCGGCCCTCCGCCAAGGGCGGGAGGTCGTGCCCGCCCTGCGGCGCGCCCTGGCGTCCGGCCGGCCGTTTGATCTGTGTATTTCCGACATTCAGATGCCCGCCATGAGCGGCTATGATGTGGCCGCTGCGGTGCGCCAGGCCGAAAGCCCCATCGACCGCACGCCCCTGATGGCCCTTTCATCGCTGATGGAGCGGGATGCCAAGACGTGCGAACGGGTGGGCTTCAACGGGTTTTTGAGCAAACCCATCCGGCGCCAGAAGCTCTTTCAGATGATTGAACGGCTCCTGGGGCAGCAGGCCTCTGCGGGTGCCCCCCGGGAGGGGGACGGCCGATCGGAAATCGTCACCCAGTATTCGCTGCGCGAGGATATCAAGCATTCGACCCGGATCCTGCTGGCCGAAGACAACCCCGTCAACCAGCGGCTGGCCACCCTCATGCTGACCAAGGCCGGCTACCGGGTGGAAGCGGCCGGGGACGGGCGCGAGGCCGTGGCGCGCTTCACCCAAAGCCCCGAGCGCTTCGACCTCATCCTGATGGACATCCAGATGCCCCAGTGGGACGGCCTGCAGGCCACCCGCGTCATCCGTGAAAAAGGCTTTGACGCGGTGCCGATCATCGCCATGACCGCCAACGCCATGCAGGGTGACCGCGAGATGTGCCTGGCGGCAGGCATGGACGACTACATCACCAAACCGATCAAGCGCGAACAGGTGTTTGAAATCCTGCAAAAATGGGCCTTCAGCCGTTCCGCACGGGTGCCGCAGGCGCCGGCCGAGCCGGAAAACTTCTGA
- the glnA gene encoding type I glutamate--ammonia ligase encodes MTPKQVLEMAQEKNVKVVDIRFMDFPGVWQHFSVPLHELEESSFEDGFGFDGSSIRGWQPINASDMLVVPDSATAKMDPFFEAPTLVMIGNIVDPLTKEPYSRDPRYIAQKAEAFLKNSGIGDTAFIGPEAEFFIFDDVRFESASNGAFYEIDSEEGVWNSGRDEMPNLGYKPRHKEGYFPVPPMDKFQDLRTEMMLTLEQLGIDIECQHHEVATAGQAEIDMRFKPLLQMGDQLVWFKYVLKNVAYRSGHTVTFMPKPLFEDNGSGMHTHVSIWKDGKTLFAGDKYAGVSQEALYAIGGILKHCRALCAFTNPTTNSYKRLVPGFEAPVNLAYSSRNRSAAIRIPMYSSSPKAKRIEFRTPDPSCNGYLAFSAILMAVIDGIENKIDPGQPLDKNIYDLPPEELAEIPSAPGSLDAALEALADDNEFLLKGDVFTEDAIRKWIEYKTESEVNPVKLRPHPHEFFLYYDI; translated from the coding sequence ATGACCCCGAAACAGGTGTTGGAAATGGCCCAGGAGAAGAACGTCAAGGTGGTTGACATCCGCTTCATGGATTTCCCCGGCGTCTGGCAGCACTTCAGCGTGCCGCTGCACGAACTGGAGGAGTCCTCCTTCGAAGACGGCTTCGGCTTCGACGGCTCCAGCATCCGCGGCTGGCAGCCGATCAACGCCAGCGACATGCTGGTGGTGCCCGACTCGGCCACCGCCAAGATGGACCCCTTTTTCGAGGCGCCTACGCTGGTCATGATCGGCAATATCGTCGACCCCCTGACCAAGGAGCCCTACTCTCGCGATCCCCGCTACATCGCCCAGAAGGCCGAGGCCTTTCTGAAAAATTCCGGCATCGGCGACACGGCATTCATCGGCCCCGAGGCCGAGTTTTTCATCTTCGACGACGTGCGCTTCGAATCGGCCTCCAACGGGGCCTTTTACGAGATCGATTCCGAGGAGGGCGTCTGGAACAGCGGCCGCGACGAGATGCCCAACCTGGGCTACAAGCCCCGCCACAAGGAAGGGTATTTCCCGGTGCCGCCCATGGACAAGTTTCAGGACCTGCGCACCGAGATGATGCTGACCCTCGAGCAGCTGGGCATCGACATCGAGTGCCAGCATCACGAGGTCGCCACCGCCGGCCAGGCCGAAATCGACATGCGCTTCAAACCGCTCCTGCAGATGGGGGATCAGCTGGTGTGGTTCAAGTACGTCCTTAAAAACGTCGCCTACCGCAGCGGCCACACGGTGACCTTCATGCCCAAGCCGCTGTTCGAGGACAACGGCTCGGGCATGCACACCCACGTCAGCATCTGGAAGGATGGAAAAACCCTTTTCGCCGGCGACAAATACGCCGGCGTCTCCCAGGAGGCGCTCTACGCCATCGGCGGCATCCTCAAGCACTGCCGGGCCCTCTGCGCCTTCACCAACCCCACCACCAACTCCTACAAGCGCCTGGTGCCGGGCTTCGAGGCGCCGGTCAACCTGGCCTACTCCAGCCGCAACCGCAGCGCCGCGATCCGCATCCCGATGTACTCCTCCTCGCCCAAGGCCAAGCGCATCGAGTTCCGCACCCCGGACCCCTCATGCAACGGCTATCTGGCCTTCTCCGCGATCCTGATGGCGGTCATCGACGGCATCGAGAACAAGATCGATCCGGGCCAGCCCCTGGACAAGAACATCTACGACCTGCCCCCCGAAGAGCTGGCCGAGATTCCGTCGGCTCCCGGCTCCCTGGACGCGGCCCTCGAGGCCCTGGCCGATGACAACGAATTCCTGCTCAAGGGGGACGTCTTCACCGAGGACGCTATTCGCAAATGGATCGAGTACAAGACCGAAAGCGAGGTCAACCCCGTCAAACTCCGGCCCCATCCGCACGAGTTCTTCCTCTACTACGACATCTGA